One Silene latifolia isolate original U9 population chromosome 4, ASM4854445v1, whole genome shotgun sequence DNA segment encodes these proteins:
- the LOC141652563 gene encoding FCS-Like Zinc finger 8-like, with amino-acid sequence MLRKRSRSVTSKQSIVGDQISNNPWLPPEKPTKPTSFFLNSPRFFKNLFTCTNNSDQMMSPTSILDKNPFSVVANFWVFDNKSPKPLPNNTKHQQQHAWEELSHKQGIGLALIDENLETNNNNFPKPETKQQKRKLVVFGSQLRIQVPSLTNSSVFPCFSPESPREFGIKTPRNNLWSPFGNKDPNSQVHPVESIVGNRIIDGNESLSIDDIDEESEDYTCVISHGPNPKTTHIFGNCIVESCCGKIVGSPSFSSKRNGYFSNLENSIPAPDNFLSFCHHCKKKLGEGRDIYMYRGEKAFCSEECRCQEMLFDEVEN; translated from the exons ATGCTGAGGAAAAGATCAAGATCAGTAACAAGCAAACAATCTATAGTTGGTGATCAAATTAGTAATAATCCATGGCTTCCACCTGAAAAACCAACAAAACCCACCTCATTTTTCTTAAATTCTCCAAGATTTTTCAAGAATTTGTTCACTTGTACTAATAATAGTGATCAAATGATGAGCCCAACTTCAATTCTTGACAAAAACCCATTTTCTGTTGTTGCTAATTTCTGGGTTTTCGACAATAAATCTCCGAAACCGCTCCCAAACAACAcaaaacatcaacaacaacatgcTTGGGAAGAGCTAAGTCATAAACAAGGTATTGGGCTTGCTCTTATTGATGAAAACCTTGAAACCAACAACAATAATTTCCCAAAACccgaaacaaaacaacaaaagaGAAAACTTGTTGTTTTTGGTTCACAGTTGAGAATTCAAGTACCATCTTTGACAAATTCCTCTGTTTTCCCCTGTTTTTCCCCTGAATCACCTAGAGAATTTGGGATTAAGACCCCAAGAAACAATCTTTGGTCACCATTTGGAAATAAGGATCCTAATTCCCAAGTTCATCCTGTGGAATCAATCGTCGGAAATCGAATTATTGATGGCAATGAGAGTCTTTCAATTGATGATATCGACGAAGAATCCGAGGATTATACTTGTGTAATCTCTCATGGTCCTAACCCTAAGACTACTCATATTTTTGGGAATTGCATTGTTGAAAGTTGTTGTGGAAAAATTGTTGGGTCACCTTCTTTTTCATCTAAGAGAAATGGGTATTTTTCGAATTTGGAGAATTCGATTCCGGCACCTGATAATTTCCTTAGTTTTTGCCATCATTGTAAGAAGAAGCTTGGTGAAGGGAGGGACATTTACATGTACAG AGGGGAAAAGGCCTTTTGCAGTGAGGAATGCCGTTGCCAAGAAATGCTTTTTGATGAAGTGGAGAACTAG